A window of the Mucilaginibacter sp. cycad4 genome harbors these coding sequences:
- a CDS encoding DUF5009 domain-containing protein translates to MIIVNTPGDFGKVFAPLNHADWNGCTPTDMVFPSFLFVVGNAISFVINRWKGESTSRVLFKIFKRTVIIFVIGYLLMYPYAAMMKPQFHSFFIPFSETRIFGVLQRIALTYCIASLMFYFLKPRTIITVCIAILAIYWPVLVYFGSGPDPLSPHTNAVLKLDTLLWGAGHLWSAEGFPFDPEGFLSTFPAIVTVVAGCFAGRYIQSKGTTCEGLSKLFMAGFVCFFIAYWWNFGLPINKKLWTSSFVLHTVGLDCMILACIIYLLDFRRLNYGVYFFLVFGRNPLFIYLLSMIGGLLLLIIPFHHMPISFWLYQNLFIYVGAYFGSLLFAIVFMLLCWLAGLVLDRKKIYVRV, encoded by the coding sequence ATGATAATTGTAAATACCCCTGGAGATTTCGGTAAAGTTTTCGCGCCGTTGAACCATGCAGACTGGAATGGGTGCACACCAACCGATATGGTATTTCCCTCATTCCTTTTCGTGGTTGGTAATGCGATCAGCTTTGTCATCAACCGGTGGAAAGGTGAATCAACAAGCAGGGTTCTTTTTAAGATATTTAAGCGTACGGTTATCATTTTCGTTATTGGGTACTTGCTTATGTATCCGTATGCGGCAATGATGAAACCACAATTTCATTCGTTTTTCATACCCTTTTCGGAAACACGGATATTTGGAGTGCTTCAGCGCATTGCGCTGACATACTGCATTGCGTCGTTAATGTTTTATTTTCTTAAGCCACGAACGATCATCACGGTTTGTATTGCAATTTTGGCGATATATTGGCCGGTTTTGGTTTACTTCGGCAGTGGGCCAGACCCTTTAAGTCCGCATACCAATGCAGTTTTAAAATTAGATACCTTGCTTTGGGGTGCCGGACATCTTTGGAGTGCCGAGGGATTTCCATTTGACCCCGAGGGTTTTTTAAGTACTTTCCCGGCAATTGTCACCGTCGTGGCTGGCTGTTTCGCCGGAAGATATATTCAATCAAAAGGCACCACCTGTGAGGGCCTCTCCAAATTATTTATGGCAGGATTTGTTTGTTTTTTCATAGCGTATTGGTGGAATTTCGGCTTGCCGATCAATAAAAAATTATGGACCAGTTCATTCGTGCTGCATACAGTGGGACTTGATTGCATGATATTAGCCTGCATTATCTACCTGCTCGATTTTCGCCGCCTGAATTATGGCGTCTATTTTTTTCTGGTCTTTGGCCGCAATCCGCTATTTATTTATTTGTTGTCGATGATTGGGGGGTTGCTGTTGCTTATTATTCCGTTTCATCACATGCCAATATCTTTTTGGCTTTATCAGAACCTCTTTATATATGTGGGCGCATATTTCGGATCACTTCTTTTTGCCATCGTATTTATGCTTTTGTGCTGGTTAGCAGGACTTGTTCTCGATCGCAAAAAAATTTATGTGCGGGTATAA